CGAATCTCGCCGCGTTCGGGCGGATACCGGCGGATCATGCCGTTCCAGTTCTCGTCGCCTCCCCGCCGCCGGCTGGAGTATGGGTCGGCGAAGCACGTGTCCATGCCCGGCCCGTCGCGCAGGCGCGTGCGACGGGCGAACCCGGCGCCGTCGTCGCACGTGACGGCGACGCGCGCCGGCCGGCGGCGGACGCTCGGAGATGGGAACCCGTCCGGGAATCGGGAAACGCGACGTCCTCCCGCCGCCACGCCCGCGCCGCCACCCGCGACCACAGGCGTTCGCATGACGGGCGGTGGTGTCTGCGTGGTTTGGCGCGCCTGCGGTCGGCCTTGCGCCGCGCGGGGCCGGCGATGTAGCAGCGGCCCGTCTTCGGACGCTTCGGCCGGTACGGCCGTCAGGACTCGTTCTCGTTGGACGGGAACCACGTGTCGCGCCTGATCTCCCTGCTGATGCTGGACGGGCTGCGTCCCGGCAAACGGGCCATCTTCCTGACGCCCGTGCCGTTGCCAACCTCGATCCGGATGACCTGGAGTTCCTCTTCCGACAGGTGCGAATATACTTCTCCCATGGGTGCGACATCCCTTCGGACTGGTTATCCGGACGATCTCCAATCCAACGGGCGTTGCACTTTCATTTAGACAACGGGCCACTTGCTTCTGTGCACCGGTTGATATACTGTTTATGTCAACAGTAGCCTCCAAGCCTCCTAACAGTGCTCAAATCCGGGGGCTCTTGTTTTATCCATGGGAGGCGGAGAGGTGCGTAAGCAGGCCAAGTCGGTGTTCGAGATGATCGAACTGCTCAAGCAGCGCGGCCTGACCATCGATGTGCCCGACATGCCAGGCATCCTGTTGGACAATAACTACTATCGCCTGTCCGCGTATTTCCGCCCGTTCCAGAAGGATCCGGCGAACGGTGACAATGATTTCCGACCAGGTGCGAAGGTATCCGATTTCCTTACTCCCTTTATGCTGGACGACCAGTTCCGCCGCCTTATCCTTGAGGGCACCTCGCGTCTGGAACTGACACTCCGTGCGCGCCTCGCCTACAACCTGGCGCTGAACGGCGACGCCTACAACTATGACGAGCCGGATTCCTATCGTGACATCGCGTATCCGAACGGCATGTTGAAGCGAGACGCCCTGATCTCGAACATCAAGGGCTGGGTGTCCCGTTCCCACGAAGTATGCATCCGCCACTACCGCCACCAGCACGAGCAGCCACCGGTGTGGGCCGTGGTGGAGGTGCTACCGTTCGATACCTTGTCCAAGATGCTCCAGTTGCATCTGGACATGGATGCCGTGGCCAAGACAGTGCTCTCGCTGGGATTGTGCAAGAACCGCCGCCGTGCCTCGGAAATCGTGCACGCGATGGTTTACCTGCGCAACCTGTGCTCACATCACTCTCGCCTGTGGAACCGCGAGATGGTGATCACCCCGGCGGTGCTCAAGGACATGAGGGCGGCGTTCCCGGAATTTGCATACGAAGACAAATCAGTTGGCAACTCGCTGATTGTGCTCATGTATCTCGTTGACCGTATCAACGGCGACCGGGAATACTCGCACAGAATCCTTGATTTCCTGGCACAGGATGATTCATACCGGCATGGCATCCTCCATCCGCTGCACTGGGACTAGAGCCGAGACAACAGCAAAGATCGGGACTGGTCCGCTAACCATCTAGGGTGTGTTTACGCTATTTAGGTTTTGCGTGATAATTGTCGTATGTGTATGCCGGGGTATGACGTCACGCTTGACCGGTTCATGAGGGTCGCGCATCCGTTGCCGCGTCGGCGCGGCAACGTGGCGGTCGGCAACCACACGTTCGTCAACGCCCTGCCGTGGATGCGCCGTGTATTTCGATGCTCCTATACATTGTCAAGCGTTTGGGTGTGTTGTTTTGGGTTGGTTGTCGAGTGTATCCACTGGATGGCCCGTTGCTCGAGTTCGGGAAGGTCGCGTGCGCCGCGTTCGATCTCGCTGATGCGGCTCGAGGGCACGCAGAGCGCCTCGCCGATCTGTTGCTGGGTGATGTTCCGGCTGACGCGTAGTTCGCGCAGCTTGGCGCCGCGTTCGGCCGGGGTCCCGCGTCCGACCTCGCCGTTGCGTATGCTGATGAGCGCCCGGTATGCCTCGCGGGCGATGAACCGTTTGACGCAGCGGATGATCTCGAGCTTGCCTTTGCCCTCGCGGGTCTTTTTGGCCATGTAGTCGCGGGTCGGCTTGTGGTATCGCAGGCGGACGATGGCGATGCGGTGCAATGCCATATTGCCCTGCCGGTTGCCGCCTTTGTTGAGCCTGTGTCGGTTGGTCCTGCCGCTGGACGCGGGGATGGGGCAGACGCCGCAGAGTTTGGCGAACGCGGCCTCGCTTCGGATGCGTTCGGGGTTGTCCCCGGCGACGATGGCCAGGGTCGCGGCGATGACGGCGCCCGCGCAGTACATGTCGAGCAGCGGCCTGGCGTGTTCCTCGAGGATCAGGCGCATGCGTTCCTCCAGGAGACCGGCCTGCCGTTTGAGCGCCTTCCATGCCTTGGCGGCGGATTTCAGCGCGGCCAGCACGCTCCGCTCGACCAGGCCGCCGGCCGGTCTGCATTCGGCGAGCCTGTTCATGCGGGTCTCGCTCCTCAACCCCCGGTAACGTTCCCTGATGGGTTCCGGGGCGGCGGCGAGCAGCCCGTTCGTCGAATCGGGGATCGCGGTCATCGCCGACACCAGTTGGGATCGCTGCGCGTTGAGGTGGCGCAGTGCCTCGACCCAGCCGTCCGAGCTTTTCGGCAGGCTCGTGCCGTCGCCGGCCATGACGCTACGGGCAGCGGCGACCGCGTCGAGGGGATCGGACTTGCCGTCCCTGCGGCGCACGCTTCGCCTGGGGCGCGGCACCTCGCGCACCTCGTATCCGGCGGCAGTGAGACGACGGGCCAGGGCCGCTCCGAACGAGTTCGTGCCCTCCACGCCCACGGCCGCGACCCTGCCCGGCCCGGGCGGCATGCCGATCAGCCTGTCGTATCCGTCCGGGTCCGCCGTGAACG
The window above is part of the Bifidobacterium longum subsp. infantis ATCC 15697 = JCM 1222 = DSM 20088 genome. Proteins encoded here:
- a CDS encoding IS110 family transposase; translated protein: MTPPNEVVRAGIDTHTDTHTIALLDERGRPLGAETFTADPDGYDRLIGMPPGPGRVAAVGVEGTNSFGAALARRLTAAGYEVREVPRPRRSVRRRDGKSDPLDAVAAARSVMAGDGTSLPKSSDGWVEALRHLNAQRSQLVSAMTAIPDSTNGLLAAAPEPIRERYRGLRSETRMNRLAECRPAGGLVERSVLAALKSAAKAWKALKRQAGLLEERMRLILEEHARPLLDMYCAGAVIAATLAIVAGDNPERIRSEAAFAKLCGVCPIPASSGRTNRHRLNKGGNRQGNMALHRIAIVRLRYHKPTRDYMAKKTREGKGKLEIIRCVKRFIAREAYRALISIRNGEVGRGTPAERGAKLRELRVSRNITQQQIGEALCVPSSRISEIERGARDLPELEQRAIQWIHSTTNPKQHTQTLDNV
- a CDS encoding Abi family protein, whose protein sequence is MRKQAKSVFEMIELLKQRGLTIDVPDMPGILLDNNYYRLSAYFRPFQKDPANGDNDFRPGAKVSDFLTPFMLDDQFRRLILEGTSRLELTLRARLAYNLALNGDAYNYDEPDSYRDIAYPNGMLKRDALISNIKGWVSRSHEVCIRHYRHQHEQPPVWAVVEVLPFDTLSKMLQLHLDMDAVAKTVLSLGLCKNRRRASEIVHAMVYLRNLCSHHSRLWNREMVITPAVLKDMRAAFPEFAYEDKSVGNSLIVLMYLVDRINGDREYSHRILDFLAQDDSYRHGILHPLHWD